From Lycium ferocissimum isolate CSIRO_LF1 chromosome 12, AGI_CSIRO_Lferr_CH_V1, whole genome shotgun sequence, one genomic window encodes:
- the LOC132040269 gene encoding uncharacterized protein LOC132040269 isoform X2 — translation MGGHSVLCADLTTAESSQSLQGAEDAGSTGGSSYSHKVVPLTSGEDEEEPEAGGEEEPLVQTVECRICQEEDSSNNVEIPCSCSGSLKYAHRKCVQRWCNEKGDIICEICHQPYQPGYTAPPPPPPSEETVIDISGGWTVAGTQVDLNDPRLLSMAERHLQEADHDEYADASASGAAFCRSAALFLMALLLMRHAFENGEGDHDDVSAFFSLFLLRAAGFLLPCFIMAWGISILQRRRQRQEAAAEVAFLLQAGQQRGLHVTIAPRPAPPAEPSAATDQATIHVSTAPRQVEVPRPEIV, via the exons ATGGGAGGACACTCAGTTCTATGTGCTGATCTTACCACAGCTGAATCCTCACAATCGCTGCAAGGTGCTGAGGATGCAGGATCAACAGGGGGCAGTTCTTACTCTCACAAAGTTGTTCCATTAACCTCGGGTGAGGACGAAGAAGAACCAGAAGCTGGAGGCGAAGAAGAGCCATTAGTCCAGACTGTGGAATGCCGAATTTGCCAGGAAGAAGATAGCTCGAATAATGTGGAGATTCCTTGTAGTTGTAGTGGTAGCTTGAAG TATGCTCATAGGAAATGTGTTCAAAGATGGTGCAATGAGAAGGGAGATATAATTTGCGAGATCTGTCATCAG CCCTACCAACCTGGATATACTGCTCCACCACCGCCTCCTCCTTCGGAAGAAACGGTCATTGACATCAG TGGTGGCTGGACGGTGGCTGGCACTCAGGTCGACTTAAATGACCCTCGACTTCTTTCGATGGCTGAACGCCATCTTCAAGAGGCTGACCATGATGAATATGCTGATGCAAGTGCTAGTGGAGCTGCATTTTGTCGTTCCGCTGCTTTATTT TTAATGGCCCTCCTGTTAATGAGGCATGCTTTTGAAAACGGTGAAGGTGATCATGATGATGTTTCCGCCTTTTTTTCC CTTTTTTTGCTCCGTGCTGCTGGTTTCCTTCTACCCTGCTTCATCATGGCTTGGGGTATCAGTATATTGCAGCGTCGAAGACAAAGACAG GAGGCGGCAGCTGAAGTTGCTTTCTTACTGCAGGCAGGGCAACAAAGGGGCTTGCATGTCACAATAGCACCAAGACCTGCTCCACCAGCAGAGCCTTCGGCAGCAACAGATCAGGCAACAATTCATGTGTCAACAGCACCCAGGCAGGTGGAAGTTCCTCGTCCCGAGATAGTATAA
- the LOC132040269 gene encoding uncharacterized protein LOC132040269 isoform X4: MGGHSVLCADLTTAESSQSLQGAEDAGSTGGSSYSHKVVPLTSGEDEEEPEAGGEEEPLVQTVECRICQEEDSSNNVEIPCSCSGSLKYAHRKCVQRWCNEKGDIICEICHQPYQPGYTAPPPPPPSEETVIDISGGWTVAGTQVDLNDPRLLSMAERHLQEADHDEYADASASGAAFCRSAALFLMALLLMRHAFENGEGDHDDVSAFFSLFLLRAAGFLLPCFIMAWGISILQRRRQRQVPRITIPLTNQHPFAHRPQPQSQQTRTSVHTTWEYKVGDS, from the exons ATGGGAGGACACTCAGTTCTATGTGCTGATCTTACCACAGCTGAATCCTCACAATCGCTGCAAGGTGCTGAGGATGCAGGATCAACAGGGGGCAGTTCTTACTCTCACAAAGTTGTTCCATTAACCTCGGGTGAGGACGAAGAAGAACCAGAAGCTGGAGGCGAAGAAGAGCCATTAGTCCAGACTGTGGAATGCCGAATTTGCCAGGAAGAAGATAGCTCGAATAATGTGGAGATTCCTTGTAGTTGTAGTGGTAGCTTGAAG TATGCTCATAGGAAATGTGTTCAAAGATGGTGCAATGAGAAGGGAGATATAATTTGCGAGATCTGTCATCAG CCCTACCAACCTGGATATACTGCTCCACCACCGCCTCCTCCTTCGGAAGAAACGGTCATTGACATCAG TGGTGGCTGGACGGTGGCTGGCACTCAGGTCGACTTAAATGACCCTCGACTTCTTTCGATGGCTGAACGCCATCTTCAAGAGGCTGACCATGATGAATATGCTGATGCAAGTGCTAGTGGAGCTGCATTTTGTCGTTCCGCTGCTTTATTT TTAATGGCCCTCCTGTTAATGAGGCATGCTTTTGAAAACGGTGAAGGTGATCATGATGATGTTTCCGCCTTTTTTTCC CTTTTTTTGCTCCGTGCTGCTGGTTTCCTTCTACCCTGCTTCATCATGGCTTGGGGTATCAGTATATTGCAGCGTCGAAGACAAAGACAG GTGCCTCGGATCACAATACCACTCACCAATCAGCACCCGTTTGCCCACAGGCCACAACCACAATCTCAACAAACCAGAACCAGTGTGCACACCACATGGGAGTACAAAGTCGGTGATTCATGA
- the LOC132040269 gene encoding uncharacterized protein LOC132040269 isoform X1, whose product MGGHSVLCADLTTAESSQSLQGAEDAGSTGGSSYSHKVVPLTSGEDEEEPEAGGEEEPLVQTVECRICQEEDSSNNVEIPCSCSGSLKYAHRKCVQRWCNEKGDIICEICHQPYQPGYTAPPPPPPSEETVIDISGGWTVAGTQVDLNDPRLLSMAERHLQEADHDEYADASASGAAFCRSAALFLMALLLMRHAFENGEGDHDDVSAFFSLFLLRAAGFLLPCFIMAWGISILQRRRQRQQEAAAEVAFLLQAGQQRGLHVTIAPRPAPPAEPSAATDQATIHVSTAPRQVEVPRPEIV is encoded by the exons ATGGGAGGACACTCAGTTCTATGTGCTGATCTTACCACAGCTGAATCCTCACAATCGCTGCAAGGTGCTGAGGATGCAGGATCAACAGGGGGCAGTTCTTACTCTCACAAAGTTGTTCCATTAACCTCGGGTGAGGACGAAGAAGAACCAGAAGCTGGAGGCGAAGAAGAGCCATTAGTCCAGACTGTGGAATGCCGAATTTGCCAGGAAGAAGATAGCTCGAATAATGTGGAGATTCCTTGTAGTTGTAGTGGTAGCTTGAAG TATGCTCATAGGAAATGTGTTCAAAGATGGTGCAATGAGAAGGGAGATATAATTTGCGAGATCTGTCATCAG CCCTACCAACCTGGATATACTGCTCCACCACCGCCTCCTCCTTCGGAAGAAACGGTCATTGACATCAG TGGTGGCTGGACGGTGGCTGGCACTCAGGTCGACTTAAATGACCCTCGACTTCTTTCGATGGCTGAACGCCATCTTCAAGAGGCTGACCATGATGAATATGCTGATGCAAGTGCTAGTGGAGCTGCATTTTGTCGTTCCGCTGCTTTATTT TTAATGGCCCTCCTGTTAATGAGGCATGCTTTTGAAAACGGTGAAGGTGATCATGATGATGTTTCCGCCTTTTTTTCC CTTTTTTTGCTCCGTGCTGCTGGTTTCCTTCTACCCTGCTTCATCATGGCTTGGGGTATCAGTATATTGCAGCGTCGAAGACAAAGACAG CAGGAGGCGGCAGCTGAAGTTGCTTTCTTACTGCAGGCAGGGCAACAAAGGGGCTTGCATGTCACAATAGCACCAAGACCTGCTCCACCAGCAGAGCCTTCGGCAGCAACAGATCAGGCAACAATTCATGTGTCAACAGCACCCAGGCAGGTGGAAGTTCCTCGTCCCGAGATAGTATAA
- the LOC132040269 gene encoding uncharacterized protein LOC132040269 isoform X3: MGGHSVLCADLTTAESSQSLQGAEDAGSTGGSSYSHKVVPLTSGEDEEEPEAGGEEEPLVQTVECRICQEEDSSNNVEIPCSCSGSLKYAHRKCVQRWCNEKGDIICEICHQPYQPGYTAPPPPPPSEETVIDISGGWTVAGTQVDLNDPRLLSMAERHLQEADHDEYADASASGAAFCRSAALFLMALLLMRHAFENGEGDHDDVSAFFSLFLLRAAGFLLPCFIMAWGISILQRRRQRQAGQQRGLHVTIAPRPAPPAEPSAATDQATIHVSTAPRQVEVPRPEIV, from the exons ATGGGAGGACACTCAGTTCTATGTGCTGATCTTACCACAGCTGAATCCTCACAATCGCTGCAAGGTGCTGAGGATGCAGGATCAACAGGGGGCAGTTCTTACTCTCACAAAGTTGTTCCATTAACCTCGGGTGAGGACGAAGAAGAACCAGAAGCTGGAGGCGAAGAAGAGCCATTAGTCCAGACTGTGGAATGCCGAATTTGCCAGGAAGAAGATAGCTCGAATAATGTGGAGATTCCTTGTAGTTGTAGTGGTAGCTTGAAG TATGCTCATAGGAAATGTGTTCAAAGATGGTGCAATGAGAAGGGAGATATAATTTGCGAGATCTGTCATCAG CCCTACCAACCTGGATATACTGCTCCACCACCGCCTCCTCCTTCGGAAGAAACGGTCATTGACATCAG TGGTGGCTGGACGGTGGCTGGCACTCAGGTCGACTTAAATGACCCTCGACTTCTTTCGATGGCTGAACGCCATCTTCAAGAGGCTGACCATGATGAATATGCTGATGCAAGTGCTAGTGGAGCTGCATTTTGTCGTTCCGCTGCTTTATTT TTAATGGCCCTCCTGTTAATGAGGCATGCTTTTGAAAACGGTGAAGGTGATCATGATGATGTTTCCGCCTTTTTTTCC CTTTTTTTGCTCCGTGCTGCTGGTTTCCTTCTACCCTGCTTCATCATGGCTTGGGGTATCAGTATATTGCAGCGTCGAAGACAAAGACAG GCAGGGCAACAAAGGGGCTTGCATGTCACAATAGCACCAAGACCTGCTCCACCAGCAGAGCCTTCGGCAGCAACAGATCAGGCAACAATTCATGTGTCAACAGCACCCAGGCAGGTGGAAGTTCCTCGTCCCGAGATAGTATAA